One Gossypium hirsutum isolate 1008001.06 chromosome A11, Gossypium_hirsutum_v2.1, whole genome shotgun sequence genomic window carries:
- the LOC107897709 gene encoding protein DETOXIFICATION 49, producing the protein MSDKGIATYYSSTAPLLLNEGIDRVSQECVKDVSPEEQDSFQYQCQAWQPSLSKVVEEIKQLYAIALPMIITGLLIYGKSVISMFFMGKLGKEALAGGSLSIGIANITGYSVISGLAMGMEAISSQACGAKKWPLMGQTLQRTIAILTIACLPISVLWLNIESILLFCGQDPVISSVASTYLAFSLPDLLFQSLINPLRIYLRTQNIALPLMLTAAFSLALHAPINYILVHHLSLGIQGIAVAVNLTDLNLLVTLLLYLCFSGICDKTWQGWSLECFDEWKPILCLAIPCCLSVCLEWWWYELMIVLSGLFINAPEAVATMGILIQATSLTYIFPSSLSLAVSTRVGNELGANQPSAAKTSSMIALSCAVLTSFMAMSFMTTMRNAWGQIFTNDKAILSLTAMVMPVAGLCELGNCPQTTGCGVLRGSARPTLGANINLGSFYGVGLPIAVVMGFVMDIGLLGLWLGLLAAQVVCATVMVIVVARTDWFVQAKRAEQLTGINAVVEEDQSKIPGLISVMLVN; encoded by the exons ATGAGTGATAAGGGAATTGCAACTTATTACAGTTCTACTGCTCCTTTGTTGCTCAATGAAGGTATTGATAGAGTATCTCAAGAATGTGTTAAGGATGTTTCACCAGAAGAGCAAGATTCCTTTCAGTACCAGTGTCAAGCTTGGCAACCATCACTTTCAAAG GTTGTTGAAGAGATCAAGCAGCTTTATGCAATAGCCTTGCCTATGATAATTACTGGTCTTCTTATCTATGGAAAATCGGTAATATCGATGTTTTTTATGGGGAAATTGGGCAAGGAAGCATTGGCAGGAGGGTCTCTGTCTATTGGTATTGCTAACATTACAGGCTATTCTGTCATTTCTGGCCTTGCAATGGGGATGGAAGCTATTTCTTCTCAAGCCTGTGGAGCCAAAAAATGGCCTCTTATGGGCCAAACCCTTCAACGCACCATAGCCATCCTTACAATTGCCTGTTTGCCCATTTCAGTTCTATGGCTAAACATTGAGTCCATCCTTCTCTTTTGTGGACAAGACCCAGTTATCTCCTCAGTTGCCTC aaCTTATCTGGCATTCTCTCTCCCAGATCTACTCTTCCAATCTCTAATAAACCCTCTAAGAATTTACTTAAGAACCCAAAACATAGCCCTCCCTCTTATGTTGACTGCAGCTTTTTCCCTTGCTTTGCATGCTCCTATCAACTACATCCTTGTCCACCATCTTAGCCTTGGCATTCAAGGTATAGCTGTGGCAGTCAACTTAACAGATTTGAATTTGCTTGTTACCCTTTTGCTTTACCTATGCTTCTCTGGCATTTGTGACAAAACATGGCAAGGTTGGTCCCTGGAATGCTTCGATGAATGGAAGCCAATACTTTGCCTTGCTATACCTTGTTGCCTATCTGTTTGCTTGGAATGGTGGTGGTACGAGCTTATGATAGTCCTTTCAGGACTTTTTATCAATGCCCCAGAAGCAGTCGCTACAATGGGAATCCTAATACAAGCCACTTCACTCACCTATATCTTCCCTTCGTCTTTGAGTCTAGCAGTGTCGACACGGGTTGGTAATGAGTTGGGAGCCAACCAGCCAAGTGCGGCTAAAACCTCGTCCATGATCGCATTATCATGTGCTGTTTTAACTAGTTTCATGGCTATGTCATTCATGACAACAATGAGAAACGCTTGGGGACAAATTTTCACAAACGATAAAGCCATTTTGTCGTTGACAGCAATGGTGATGCCAGTGGCAGGGCTTTGTGAGCTAGGGAACTGTCCACAAACCACCGGTTGTGGCGTTCTGAGAGGGAGTGCAAGGCCGACATTGGGTGCCAACATAAATTTAGGATCCTTCTATGGTGTTGGATTGCCAATTGCAGTTGTAATGGGATTTGTGATGGATATAGGATTGTTAGGCCTTTGGTTGGGGTTATTGGCAGCTCAAGTTGTATGTGCCACTGTCATGGTCATAGTGGTGGCTAGAACAGATTGGTTTGTCCAAGCAAAAAGAGCCGAGCAACTGACTGGTATTAATGCAGTAGTGGAAGAGGATCAAAGCAAAATCCCGGGTTTAATATCAGTAATGCTTGTGAATTAG
- the LOC107958815 gene encoding calmodulin-like protein 30 — protein MSKLSFIEFKYGAFPRKLSRKPTTQMSINKDSLKSNVSSRTYQPNVEEMKWLFDKFDTNKDGKISKEEYKSALKVLGKGMTGAEVTKAFTAIDTDGDGFINYKEFMEMMQNMGEGINVNDIQSAFRVYDLDGNGKISAEELMAVLKKMGERCNLETCRKMIRGVDADGDGLIDITEFTTMMTRTMKVCQR, from the coding sequence ATGTCAAAACTGAGTTTTATCGAGTTCAAATATGGAGCATTTCCAAGGAAGTTGTCAAGGAAACCGACAACACAGATGAGCATCAACAAGGACAGCCTAAAGTCGAATGTGTCTTCAAGAACTTATCAGCCCAATGTGGAAGAAATGAAATGGTTGTTCGACAAATTCGACACCAACAAAGATGGTAAGATCTCCAAGGAAGAGTACAAGTCAGCTTTGAAAGTACTTGGCAAAGGAATGACGGGTGCCGAGGTGACCAAAGCATTTACCGCAATCGACACCGATGGAGATGGCTTCATCAACTACAAGGAGTTCATGGAGATGATGCAGAACATGGGAGAAGGGATCAATGTCAATGACATCCAAAGTGCATTTCGGGTGTATGATTTGGACGGAAACGGGAAAATCAGCGCCGAAGAATTGATGGCGGTGCTTAAGAAGATGGGAGAGAGGTGTAATCTGGAAACTTGTCGGAAAATGATTCGAGGGGTGGATGCTGATGGAGATGGCTTGATTGACATAACCGAGTTCACCACCATGATGACTCGCACCATGAAAGTATGTCAGAGATAA
- the LOC107958824 gene encoding pentatricopeptide repeat-containing protein At3g16610, producing MLKGLSGYGLYGDLLSVYTKCRVLNCPSDDFTFPFVIKACSALGASGIGQQIHCVVLRKGYERNVVIMTSFIDFYARNADIGIARKLFDRISDPDLVSWNALLSGYCFNGLDKEALGVLGKIQGMNIKPNVSTLASIIPACTRLGYFYFGKSLHGLAVKCGYFFNDFLVPAFISMYKSEVDLSSARKLFYFAVERNVSVWNALINSYTQNERFFEGFEMFREMIRNDVQPNSVTFVSTVPSCENYFDTSYGGSLHCCVIKHGFGSQVSVLTALMSTYAKLGEISSSEILFDQIPNKTQLSWNVLISGYVNNGLPDESLVAFRKMQLEGFSPDAISIVSILSACLNLGDILLGQSIHAFVVRRSFETNINVSNAVLAFYADCPLLSTCFRLFKRMATKNTVSWNTLISRYVHSGQKDKANVILHQMQKEGGKLDSVTLLSILSSYSENENFRQGTILHGYAIKTGWDSDVSLTNALISMYCNCGELDAGSRLFDAMPERSVVSWNSLMTGFRHYNLSNDVLVLFAQMVKENQRPNQVSILNLLPMCSMLSQGKSIHAFALRTGMIEETTVLTSLILMYARFGKIKLSILVFQMGKRCDISLWNAIMSVHVDTKNAKQAVAVFCEMLQISLEPDNIIVLSLISSCVLLNSLNLADSVMAYIICKGFDKDVVVSNALIDLYARCGSIVVARLLFDYLFEKDTVSWSVMINGYRLHGDAEGALKLFSRMWLLGVSHDAITYLSLLSACSHAGLVEEGQRVFNCMIEDGLSPRTEHYACMVDLLARAGHLHEAYNIVNRQPFKPSLGMLESLLGACKMYGNIEIGHRIFQMLFEMYPQNSESYVMLHNIYAAAGKWEDANTVRSIMEGRLLRKLPGFSLVGDNFTY from the coding sequence ATGCTGAAAGGTCTTTCTGGTTATGGTCTATATGGAGATCTTTTGTCTGTTTATACAAAATGCCGGGTCTTGAATTGCCCATCTGATGATTTTACATTTCCTTTCGTGATTAAGGCTTGTTCAGCTTTAGGTGCTTCTGGGATTGGACAGCAGATTCATTGCGTtgttttgagaaaagggtatgaaagAAATGTTGTCATTATGActtcttttattgatttttatgcgAGAAATGCCGATATAGGGATTGCGCGGAAACTGTTTGATAGAATTTCTGACCCTGACTTGGTTTCATGGAATGCTTTGCTTTCTGGTTACTGTTTTAATGGACTTGATAAAGAAGCATTGGGGGTTTTAGGGAAAATTCAGGGAATGAACATAAAGCCTAATGTCAGTACTCTGGCAAGTATAATCCCTGCATGTACGCGGTTGGggtatttttattttggtaaatctCTGCATGGTTTGGCTGTTAAATGTGGATACTTCTTCAACGATTTTTTGGTTCCTGCTTTTATTTCAATGTATAAAAGTGAAGTGGATTTATCTAGTGCTAGGAAACTGTTTTACTTTGCTGTGGAAAGGAATGTTTCTGTTTGGAATGCTCTGATCAATAGTTATACGCAGAATGAGAGGTTTTTCGAAGGTTTTGAGATGTTTCGGGAAATGATTCGAAATGATGTGCAGCCTAACTCAGTGACGTTTGTGTCTACTGTTCCCTCCTGTGAGAACTATTTTGATACTAGCTATGGCGGATCTCTCCACTGTTGTGTTATTAAACATGGATTTGGAAGTCAGGTTTCTGTATTGACAGCTCTCATGTCAACGTATGCTAAGCTTGGGGAAATAAGTTCATCTGAAATTTTGTTTGATCAGATACCAAACAAAACACAGCTGTCATGGAATGTGCTGATTTCTGGTTATGTAAATAATGGACTACCAGATGAAAGTTTGGTTGCGTTTCGCAAAATGCAATTGGAAGGGTTCAGTCCTGATGCAATTTCAATTGTTAGCATCCTTTCTGCCTGCTTGAATCTAGGTGACATTTTACTTGGTCAGTCGATACATGCATTTGTGGTTAGAAGAAGTTTTGAAACAAATATTAATGTTTCAAATGCAGTCCTGGCATTTTACGCTGACTGTCCTTTACTCTCCACTTGTTTTAGGCTATTTAAAAGAATGGCAACTAAAAATACAGTATCATGGAATACTTTGATATCTAGGTATGTACACAGTGGACAAAAGGATAAGGCAAATGTGATTCTTCACCAGATGCAGAAAGAGGGAGGGAAGTTGGATTCTGTAACTTTGCTAAGTATCCTTTCTTCTTATAGTGAGAATGAAAATTTCAGGCAAGGAACAATCCTTCATGGTTATGCAATCAAAACTGGGTGGGACTCTGATGTTTCATTGACAAATGCACTAATTAGTATGTATTGTAACTGTGGAGAGCTTGATGCTGGATCACGATTGTTTGATGCCATGCCTGAAAGAAGTGTAGTTTCTTGGAATTCATTAATGACTGGCTTCCGGCATTACAACTTATCAAATGATGTTCTAGTCTTGTTTGCTCAAATGGTGAAGGAGAACCAAAGACCAAATCAAGTAAGTATACTAAATTTATTGCCCATGTGCAGCATGTTGTCACAGGGTAAGTCCATCCATGCGTTTGCACTCAGAACAGGGATGATAGAGGAAACAACTGTTCTTACATCTCTTATCTTAATGTATGCTAGATTTGGTAAAATAAAATTGAGCATCCTAGTTTTTCAGATGGGGAAAAGATGTGATATTTCTTTGTGGAATGCTATCATGTCTGTGCATGTTGATACCAAAAATGCCAAACAAGCAGTTGCTGTTTTTTGTGAAATGCTCCAGATAAGTTTGGAACCTGACAATATAATAGTTTTAAGTTTAATCTCCTCATGTGTTCTACTAAACAGCCTGAATCTAGCGGATTCTGTGATGGCCTATATCATATGCAAGGGCTTTGACAAAGATGTGGTAGTTAGTAATGCCCTCATAGACCTATATGCAAGGTGTGGAAGCATTGTTGTTGCGAGATTGCTGTTTGACTACTTGTTTGAAAAAGATACTGTCTCTTGGAGTGTGATGATTAATGGATACAGATTGCATGGAGATGCTGAAGGTGCCCTCAAGCTTTTCTCGAGGATGTGGCTTTTAGGGGTGAGCCATGATGCCATTACTTATTTAAGTCTTTTATCGGCTTGTAGCCATGCTGGTTTAGTTGAGGAAGGCCAGAGGGTATTCAACTGTATGATTGAAGATGGGTTATCTCCAAGAACAGAGCATTATGCTTGTATGGTTGACCTTCTTGCACGAGCTGGTCATTTGCATGAAGCTTATAATATAGTCAATAGACAGCCATTCAAACCTTCTCTAGGCATGCTTGAATCCCTGTTAGGTGCTTGTAAAATGTACGGGAACATTGAAATTGGACACAGAATTTTTCAGATGCTCTTCGAAATGTATCCACAAAACTCAGAATCTTATGTGATGCTTCACAATATCTACGCAGCAGCTGGAAAGTGGGAAGACGCCAACACAGTCAGGTCTATTATGGAAGGAAGACTGCTAAGAAAACTCCCTGGTTTTAGTCTAGTTGGAGATAACTTCACATATTAG